The Phlebotomus papatasi isolate M1 chromosome 3, Ppap_2.1, whole genome shotgun sequence genomic sequence ataattgattcggtgtatgtggcattcagtaaatattcttaaatcttggactccttttttaatacgaaccttcaaatCTTCCTCTATATAACTTTCCGAAAAacgcaagtcaatatctttcttagtttgggAGCTATTGAGCTGTAAAGctcggccggacggacggacgagaacggtttttatttatttatttattgtgcttacactcgagtccttttcaagtaattatatGCTTTGCGtttatgcggccaccgccgtcttagcgttgatgaccaacctccagagtgaaaacggtggaaaactccttcacaggttgtatatgccaatcatTCACAGGTTACATAGTTATAGATTTTTATATATATGACATAACAACAATCCCTAAACAccgttatgcaaaatttaaatacagGACCTCGAGGGATAAGTAGCgacttaaaatttaagtaattttgtgttttttgtgCATTGGGTTTTAGCCCTCCATATACTCGGgatcaggaagtgatgaaacacattttggtcaagtttgagcccgatcggaggacatgagattttgttaagattatagtaggtgagattgttaagaatcttaccTAATAGGCATAATTGCAactatgtactctgtacctcggatcgtcacgaatttaattaggtgtctcacggaaaattggttttataaatgaaatctgagttaatgcactgcattcttgttgTGAGAGTATAATGATTAAAAgttgctaataatttttaaataaaaatgacttgaattggtgcaacaataaggtaataacctgacgatccaaGGAACCCTGCAGATCGCtgtcgctggtactcttcccttatgtgaatttactttttttttaaaatggaaatttgatttttgattttcctACAATAAATATTCCTCAAGCAGGAGCGCATTAACTTACTGGACATCACTGCTCTGTGATAAGCGGGTTCTTATAATTTTATAAGTaagataaaaatcaaaattctaatgaaaatatgttttttaaagttttattactGTTCTTAtactgaataatttttatttcccaCTAAAGAGTGAACTCTCCACACTGATTAGCGATAATCAGTACCAATTGGGAGCTTTTTTGGAGAAAACTCTTAAtgttgaaaatgtgaaaattaatgtgaaaaatcagTTCAAAAACGAAACCGGCAGTcttttttcgaaattcgaaaaaaacTGGGAGGTGGGCAGGGGAAAAACGTCTCTATAAGataattgttttcttaatgaGGGGGGTCACCGAAATTCAAAggccgatatctcttaccatttgaccTCTAGCGTGGTTTTAAGTTGGAAAAAGCGAACtgtttttgagttcgagcaggaATTAAACTgaaagaaataaacaaaaatatccaAATGAGTACTTACAATATCCGGCGTGATAAGTCTCAATTCCACTTCGGCATGAACTGGGCAGGAGACGCTCTTCTTGTCATAGGCAGCCAGGATGCACTCCTCAACCATCCAACAGTAGTTGGGGGGCCCAGAAGCCTCAGCCACGAGCAGTGGATGCCCTTCCACTGAAGCAGCCCTCGAAGATCCTGCTGAATCCGGCCCCACGCCTGAATCCCCATCTGACCAACCCAGAGAATCCTGTGACTTTCTCGCATGGATCACACTGTCGAAGCCCTGTAGAATGGCTGGAAGTTCATTGAGCCCTGTTGGCTCCCCAAAGTCCCTCCGTTCCACACTCAATCGCTTCGTAACGCCTTTCTCCGGATACTTGGCTCCCTTGACCTGGGGATTGGAGCCACCGCCAGAGAAAGAATGGGAATTCCTTTCATCGCTCCTCTTGAGACACTTTGGACAGGGAACCAATCGGGTCACGAGGAATCTGCCCTCGGAAGTGTGAACAAAACGCGTTCCGAGGGTTGGATACCAATCTTCCAGGAGGATATCAATGTGATCAACACTCAGGGACACCAACTGAGACACACACTGAATATTTGCTTCCATCTCCTTGACAGTCGTCCCACAGCCAGCCTCATCGATCCTCCGGAGCCCAATGGCGTGCATGGGGAAGGTGATTTCGAGGATGCTGGTGGTATTCATGTCAATATCGCACCAAACGCCATCCTGCTTCAGTTTGAAGCGATTATTGGGATTGCGGTAGGGCGAAAAGGGGCAGGACGGAGGGATTTCGCGCATCTTAAAAACCAGCGTCGTGCCGTAGTAAAGTGCTAGCCCTGACTGCCAGACTGTCCAATGCGAAGCAATGTTCAGCAATTGACTGACTTCTGGCTCCTCAAAGTCCTCCTTGCGCAACGGATAGATATTCCTCAGGGCATCCACTACCTGATCATCAGCCAGGACTCGCGTGATCAGCCTTGACCAAAAACCCGATGGGAAGTAGCTCATCAAGAGGAGGCGAGAGATAACCTTATCCGGACGCGGCAGGGTGCAGATATCATACTCCGGATGGCTAGTTTGAGGAGTCGAGGCTTGGGATTCCGGAGAAGTTAGATCATAGGCAGAAGCAGAAGGAATAGGGACACTTCTTCGTGCTCTCATAGCCCATCCACGACTCCTAGCTGCAATCTTCACCGTAACCACCTGCCCTCCCCTATTGTCCTCATTCTCCGGCAACAACGAAGGGATCAGGAGTGTCCGGGAATCCCATGTGAGAGCAActtcaaatttattgagtaaACTCACAATATATCCACGATTGTCGCCACTGCCCAAGCAGGAATTCTTAAACAACAACTGCAAATCATCCATTCGCATAATTCCCGATCGAGCGAACGGATTAATCTCCCGGACTGTCACAACATGAGCCAACATATCGCATAACCACTGAGGATCCAAGAAATACAAATCCCTGAGCGTAGCATCATCATAGTGCAAAAGGCAACCATTTTCATGCAAAAACATCGTAGCCTGATTGAGTTCCGACCAATCTCGGAATCTCTTGTAACTCCTCGCTTGCATCTCCTGCGTCACCATCGTTCGATACCGTTCAGCATCGAGAACTGGATCTGCCCCAACCTGCTTCAGGGCACACGCAATATTACCTACAACATCTTCAAGAGCCAAATAGCTCGCGGGGACTTTCTGATGAAGCAGGAGCTCCTTGGAGCCAGGAGATCTCAGGGAGAATGCTGTGTCGTATACGAGATTGGACAGGAGCTTGATATTGTGTCCAGTGCGACAGCTCACCTCAATGGAGTCCAAAACTCGAGGTAAACCCATTTTTTCAGCATCAGCCACAGCGATAAACCTACAGCAataatacgagcttcagacttaaggtttagtagctatatggtttaacttctttaatttcttatcaatgaagaatttttggaaaattgggaGTTAAGATTGgaatattaaggacaaatgatcaattacattctgaaaaactactaaaattaattgctatatgggattttgaaaccttcgggaactgggctaaacctctagtgccaggcctgagctaaaagaaaagccgaagtgaatttggtggtgcctgttggtattcttcgaaatgccgcgaaaattcacgtagagaaaatgagaggtttgttacggcgttatcacatttgcacattaaaattttaatgtgattcacattaattgtcgtttgtgagcgtccaaatatagtgcccgctttgtaatccggatgattgggagacaatatgacagatgtccgcttcgtaatccggatggatttctTGAATTTGggcaacgtctcgaaaatataatacaagttttttttctggaattggaataaaaattttaaagaagcttaaaaagacataattagagaattctatgctattatacttcatttatttaacaaaaacatcacaagataattcattttcattgctgaacacacatacatacatgacctcaaaattattttaaatgtaaccgtcgtgaacttgtccggattacggcgatccggattagggAGCGGACACTGTATGTTATTTGTGtatttgagtcacttaatatttgtgcttttttctatttattgataaagaagtggatttggcctgcaaaaataagtttaaatttacctaaagcataaatatttttcacattaaaaaattaaattgaaaatcgcattaatttttcgcattcatgctataaatcaatttatatcaaattttgcgggccaagtctacctttttatcaacaaatagatcaaattttgaatataaaatgattcaaacacacaaattatacattttgactctcaccagcgacaattaatgtgaatcatattaaaattttaatgtgcaagtgtgataacacagttaatgtgaaaattatttaattccttagagttaagtcattttcacaagaaaatcctttttataattttgttgaatacagttatttaagttaattgtgaataattgtcgatgttacaacaaaaacattgggatgaaattttgagctggaagactcatattcgtttgagctgtcccaaaatttaggataggtttgagaaaaatccttttgtacaacactattttcgTTAATAAGGAATTCTAAAGTacgtattacaagaagggacacgacctgctaataagcataaattagagaagaaaatattttgtggcattttagagattttttgcaaccgcagcgcctccagacgtttgtcaagtgagtcatttgtgtctctatctctctctcacagctgaattgcgcgcgatttaagaacattccatttgaagtgatatttgcatttaatttctttgtatttctgcaagattcaagtaaaagggtttATAgagaacagctatccgtcttccgacaaagatatgaagaagacaatttctttctatatgagttttcatttctgttatgtctttttggagcaaaaatatttatcatggcaccgtgaatgagcgggattagtgttaccagcatggctatctgtaattcccattaaaattatcaacacaaaatttccgatattacacgacttttaacgagcacaagTCTGcgtctagtctgaagatcgcttaAATTAAAGTCTGTAATAAGCCTAGATAGACTTCAAAACTAAGGCCTAGCTcctagctatatggcttaactttattagaatttaaagacCTTCGGGAAATGGGCTAAACCTCTTGTATGAAAACGGACTTATGCTTTAgatctagacacacttacgacttaagccgagagacgacttagtggaaaatgataaaaatgtagtttaaccaatatttttaatatgattacgctaagccgtctctcggctaaaccTCAGGTCCATCAAGACCCTTACTCTACGTAAGATTCATACCGTGCAACACAGTTTCATCAGTTTCAAACccttttgaaaatttgttttcagaaaaaaattgaataacttTTTAGAGAAGTTTCTAGTGAAATTGAAGAAGAAATCGAATTTTTGCTTAAAGTATTTTAGCCCCGCCCATTGCGTTTTCTGATTAGCTAGCATTCAgccaaaaagaaaacataacaaaggtgaaatattttacagaattcaaattaagttaaaaataataaatattaataataataacttacaaaaaatattttaaagaacatTAGATGGAGCATGAAAATGAATAACCAATCAGAGAACGCGATGGGTGGGGCTAGAATATTTTAACTTGAATAATTAAGAGCTTTGTTTTTATATGTCTTGGCAAAAGTCTGGGTTTTACAATTTAACATACTAAATACTGTTTGTTTCTACTTTCTAAATACTTCGTATACTTATAGAATTTAGCTTTCTAAATTAGCACCTCCCACAAATTTGAACAATTGGCCACGCACCCTTCGCAATATTTTAAAGACAAGTAAAATAGgtatttcaattcaatatttttacgtTGAATTGTAAAAAATACGAAGAGGGTAAATGAGGGAAATTTGATCAACAGATGTGTTGAAAAAATTATCTTAGTAAAACCACATCCCCTTAAAGATAAGTAATCTTAAAGCTAACCTACTAGTATTCccaacaattttatttacagaaaaaaaaccaaaaatatggCCTAAATTGTTTTGGCATCAGGAAATTCCAcaatcaattattatttattattttattgaaaacctGAATTATATTGCTATTCcggctattccaataaaaaattaaaaagggaacctttctcctgaacatttttttagcgcATGGCTGTTctgaagtgcttctgcattatcgacttttttctgtattggttcctgtctcgactgtttttcccaAATATCGACGAGTTTCAAAACCaacaaacagtcatgacaggaaccaatacaaaaaaaagtcgatactacagaagcacttgagaacagtcatgtactaaaaaaaatgttcaggagaaatattctcattttcattggaatagcaccattatggcAATTTTAGGACATTTTTAAACACTTCACAGTCAGATTGAGAAGGTTTAtagtgctatttcaatgaaaaatgattttttttagcattttactgttcttaagttcttctgcattatcgacttttctctgtgttgTTTCCCTTCACGACTATTTAGAGGTTTTAGAACATTGAAAGGACTAGGGAAAATAATCAGGAAGAACTAccacagagaaaagtcgataatgcagaagcaattgagaacagtaaagtattaaaaaaacatgtaaaCCGATATTTTTCTATTGAACATCtcattttagtacatgactgttctcaagtgcttctgcattattgcCTTTACTTTGTGTTGGTCCTTATTTCgactgttttttttctattttctccaTTCCTCACTGTGTTCTGAAAACAGTTTTagcaggaaccaacacaaacaacagtcggtaatgcagaagcaattgagaacaataaagtgctaaacaaaaaaatgattttcttgaGAACTTTACTGTTTTCTTATGCTTTTGCATTATCggcttttctttgtattggttgtTGTCACTTCTGTTTTCTCCACTTCTCGCTGTGTCCTgaaaccatcaaacagtcgtgacaggaaccaatacagagaaaagtcgataatgcagaagcattagaaaacagtaaatttctaaacaaaaaaaatgaaaaggggaaattttctccTGAAGATTTTCTTAAAcactttactgttttcaaatgctcctgcattatcgacttttctttgcccTGGTTGTTGTCATGActattttctcgtttttctcaCCAtcatcaaacagtcgtgacaggaaccattacaaagaaaagtcgataaggcAGAAgcttttgagaacagtaaattgctaatctttcctgaaaaaaaatttaatgtaaagttATTCAGCTGTAACTTACCTATCCCTGATGATCAACTGCAGTTCTTCAGCTTTTTTGGCTGGGAAAGTATCTCCTACGGCATCATAGTGAGTACCCACGATGATGACAGGAGAATTTGGGGCTCTAGCCTGAATGTTTCCCAGCCACTGGAGCACCTCAGCCAAGCCCCGGCGTCCATCGGTGATCCTCCAGAGCACCAAATACAGGCTCCTCTTGGACAGAAAATACTGATGAGTAGCGTAGTATTCCTTCTGTCCACCAAAGTCCCATGTCCGGAAAATCACCGGACCGTGCTGAGAATGTCCTCTGACCTTTTTCTCACACACCCAATCCCCAATATCTACCCCCACAGTGGACATATTGATCCCTCGACTGGTCTTGGAATTGATATTCTTGTGGCCCATCCTCTTGGCCCAGTGATCAACGGGCTTTTTATTGCGATTCGGCCCTTCCTGACGCAATTGCTCCAGTAGACTTGTCTTTCCAATCCCTTGAACTCCAACTACCATTAACTTCATCCGGGCATAGTGTCTGGCATCCTCGTAAACGGACTTTAAGTAGCCAATAATGTCCATTGTCTTGTATTTTTTGCTGTCAATCATGGATTTCAGGGGATCCTGCAGGGAACATCCTCTGGTATTAAGATTCCACAGTCTTGAGAGCAAACCCATGTGCGGTGGCAATTCTGTGACATCGACATTCCCGCTGATATTGAGGACACTCAAATTGCTGAGCTCATGGATTGTCGGAGGGATTTCCTTCAAGCAATTATTGCTTATGTCCAACATTGAGAGATTTGGGAAGATCAATCGGGATTTTGTGACTCCTACGAGACTCCATTCTGACTCTTCGGATTCCGACAGGGTAGCCACATCATCAGTGGATAGTTGGATACGAGTTAGGAGATTATCTGCCAGAATTAGCGTCCTCAAACCTTCCAGACGCAAATGCCTTCGATGGCTGCAGACACTCTTCAGTACGGCCGTTCGGAGCGAAGTTATGTTACTGCTGGAATTGGTTTTGATCACAGACACCTCAGTACTCTGACTCGTGAGGTTCTTCAGGGGCTGCCGGGATTGTTTGACTTCTTGGGGATTGTAGCAAGCCAGATGGGGATCAAGGGCAGCAATCCGGGGCAAACTTGGCCAACAGGTAATCTCATTGTGCCCTAAATCCAGTTGCTTCAGGCTCGCTGGGTAACTCGTGACATGTCCCATTGATCTCAGGCTATTGTACGACATGGACAGCCTTGTGAGATTGATAGCCAGGCACGGAAGTGCCAGAGGGATACTAGTGAAgagattatttgataaattcaaacTAGTTAGCTGAGAAATATTCTCATCATTCCGAATATCCGTCAGTCTGACCTCCTGATCTGTCACTTCCAGTGATCTCGACCAGATATGATGCCTCACGAGATCCACCTGAGTTATCGTCCTATTCCTACTCTGCGCTTCCGAATCCTCCATCTGATTGAAgagaaatgcctcagtaacagGACTCGGAGGTTCCGATTGCGCCATCTGTCCCTCCTGATTAGGCAACACTGGAAGATCCTTCAGCAAATTAAATGCAACATTGAGTTCCTTCAGTTTCGGAGCCCTCCACATCTCAAACGGCAACTCTTGCAATTTATTATTGGAAACATCCAGCGTAATCAGAGATTGCATCCGAAACAGAGCTGGAGGCAAAATCTCCAGACGATTGTCCTGCAAATACAACTCCTCCAACACAAAACACTCATACTCCTTCGGAAACTGCCTCGAACTCCTTCTACTCCCAGCCACGACCCTCGCTGGGGAATTTGGAATGTCTTCGGGCAGAGgcaagaattgaattttattctggGCAGCATTCAAATACCTCAAACTACAGAGTGTAAAAATTTCCGGAGGCAGGCTCGTCAGTCCATTGTGTGAGATATCAATCCTCGTGAGAGCCCCAAGGGCCAGTATCCCACATTTTGGGTGCTCCTTGAGCTTTATATTGTGCAACAGAACAGCTTCACTGAGGAAATTTATCTTGATACTCGTCAAATCACAGTTATTCCAATTTATCATGATGGATGTGTTTGGAAATAGGGAACTATACGTCAGACCACCGTCCGGAGACAATTTATTCCCCGCCAACTCAATTTCACTCGTCAGGGCTTTCTTGTTGATCTTGTATTCGGGATCCGGATGGGCGCGAATTGAGAGGAGTTTGCAGAGAATTTGTTCATTACCTTGACTACAGGCGATACTAAGGGCTGTTGTTTGCTCATCTTTAGCACCGTACTTCAACAGAAGCTCCACCATCTGGATGGATTTCTGACGAACGGCCTCGGCCAGGGGAATATTTGAGAACCCGTAGACTTCATCAGAAAGTCTGAagagcaaagaattaaaaaaaaatcctctaaattcaattcaaatgttcctggaggggaattctgtaacgctctggcaatgccatatgacaaattgggtttgagtctcaggagagctttttcgaatatgcgattctgtagccgtgacattgccatttcagctcacgtggcattgtcagaagtcacatatttgagatttctggcaattaaaatgacaatgaatgttgttaaacaaatcaaccaagacgtactgtattttcataaaatcatcaagtaaaaggatttcattaaaaagtcactgaattgcattttcgaactcatatgatatgacaaaaaaagctcgaatggcattgtcaggtttcgaactcacgcgtggcaatgccacgaaaattacagaattcactTACTGGTTCGATTCCCATTTAGTTTGCAAGAAATTTATCTCGAATCGAACACCTCGAGGCTTTGAACTAAATATGTGATTCTATGCAAGAAAAATACATACTATTTCAAGCCTAATGGTTCTGGTACACCTTTtacaattgagtgaatttcaatcgattgaaatttcaccTCTCACTCTctcaaactaaaataagatatgtttatctctttctctcaaatgaaatttgaaattgaaaatgaaattgaaattcaattttcatttgagagaaagagataaacatatcttattttagtttgaaagagtgagaagtgaaatttcaaatgattgaattttactcaaatgaaaaggtgtgccagcgtcattactctttcaaactaaaataagatatatatttgtccctttctgtcaaataaaaattggaatttcaatttcattttcatttttttttcataattttcatttgacagaaaggaaCAGCtacatctgatttcagtttgaaagtgtAAGAGGTAAAATCTGATTTAAGATAAGGTATCATCCTTTTGTAGGATGTTTCCgcacaaattattattattagaggAATAATGATTTCCTAATCTAAATTGGATTTCCTAAAATcgattggaggtgttagagaaactCCAGGGATTACAATATTATATGTGATTATAAGAGAATCCTAACCAAtcacttaactgactgtcagattGCAGtgaaaaaaacagtgataaacccagataagc encodes the following:
- the LOC129807741 gene encoding leucine-rich repeat serine/threonine-protein kinase 1 isoform X2 — translated: MSLSPEAEDFPGRLLHQAALWDNVELLVDLLQEEQHLIECQDNFGRTPIHAAAVTANSNCLQLLINARANVDAQAMDGKTALHLSAEHGHEQNVDVLLAAGASYSRRDNAGAMAFDLAEKFGHVRCIEMLKNAADAFEEIRNLKYRELREAVVSNDEQEVRIILEALGNEREVIVNMAPGGANTLIFCAAQAGNDVILKMLLEAGADGRAHAVTRYSPLYTAVHNGHVEITKMLLAKFPELVQQLTVEKWLPLHAACINGHIDVVELLLNYTYPDHLYATYRDPTGETEWRLAFDPNTQDVTGQTALYVACLLGNKPLVDLLVNWRVKCVKMRDGEDDQVRPERSRITSSSPTKRRISYGIQSIMSRLSLGKDATEEAESEMDNWINPLQLDLLCGAARETALLAAVRGGYLDVAALLLQKKADPNVMAKPIEDPNDPKLSDEVYGFSNIPLAEAVRQKSIQMVELLLKYGAKDEQTTALSIACSQGNEQILCKLLSIRAHPDPEYKINKKALTSEIELAGNKLSPDGGLTYSSLFPNTSIMINWNNCDLTSIKINFLSEAVLLHNIKLKEHPKCGILALGALTRIDISHNGLTSLPPEIFTLCSLRYLNAAQNKIQFLPLPEDIPNSPARVVAGSRRSSRQFPKEYECFVLEELYLQDNRLEILPPALFRMQSLITLDVSNNKLQELPFEMWRAPKLKELNVAFNLLKDLPVLPNQEGQMAQSEPPSPVTEAFLFNQMEDSEAQSRNRTITQVDLVRHHIWSRSLEVTDQEVRLTDIRNDENISQLTSLNLSNNLFTSIPLALPCLAINLTRLSMSYNSLRSMGHVTSYPASLKQLDLGHNEITCWPSLPRIAALDPHLACYNPQEVKQSRQPLKNLTSQSTEVSVIKTNSSSNITSLRTAVLKSVCSHRRHLRLEGLRTLILADNLLTRIQLSTDDVATLSESEESEWSLVGVTKSRLIFPNLSMLDISNNCLKEIPPTIHELSNLSVLNISGNVDVTELPPHMGLLSRLWNLNTRGCSLQDPLKSMIDSKKYKTMDIIGYLKSVYEDARHYARMKLMVVGVQGIGKTSLLEQLRQEGPNRNKKPVDHWAKRMGHKNINSKTSRGINMSTVGVDIGDWVCEKKVRGHSQHGPVIFRTWDFGGQKEYYATHQYFLSKRSLYLVLWRITDGRRGLAEVLQWLGNIQARAPNSPVIIVGTHYDAVGDTFPAKKAEELQLIIRDRFIAVADAEKMGLPRVLDSIEVSCRTGHNIKLLSNLVYDTAFSLRSPGSKELLLHQKVPASYLALEDVVGNIACALKQVGADPVLDAERYRTMVTQEMQARSYKRFRDWSELNQATMFLHENGCLLHYDDATLRDLYFLDPQWLCDMLAHVVTVREINPFARSGIMRMDDLQLLFKNSCLGSGDNRGYIVSLLNKFEVALTWDSRTLLIPSLLPENEDNRGGQVVTVKIAARSRGWAMRARRSVPIPSASAYDLTSPESQASTPQTSHPEYDICTLPRPDKVISRLLLMSYFPSGFWSRLITRVLADDQVVDALRNIYPLRKEDFEEPEVSQLLNIASHWTVWQSGLALYYGTTLVFKMREIPPSCPFSPYRNPNNRFKLKQDGVWCDIDMNTTSILEITFPMHAIGLRRIDEAGCGTTVKEMEANIQCVSQLVSLSVDHIDILLEDWYPTLGTRFVHTSEGRFLVTRLVPCPKCLKRSDERNSHSFSGGGSNPQVKGAKYPEKGVTKRLSVERRDFGEPTGLNELPAILQGFDSVIHARKSQDSLGWSDGDSGVGPDSAGSSRAASVEGHPLLVAEASGPPNYCWMVEECILAAYDKKSVSCPVHAEVELRLITPDIIFLDLSDCYLIRPEDITKGPLLGRGAFGFVFKATCKSRVSRSLIPVAMKMLQPVPPGSRAKESAVIAYKAALGKWERDPLQHSCKAYCTARQELAVLLTLKHPNIVPLVGVCTQPLALVLDLAPKGALDTVLRQYRRSGARIGPYCFQSLVLQAARAMEYLHRRHVIYRDLKAENVLVWDFPEPHAVDHPANCVHIKVADYGISRVTLPSGAKGFGGTEGFMAPEIMRHNGEEEYTEKVDCFSFGMFLYELLSLRQPFEGHEAVKECILEGGRPVLTQRETQFPSYCLDLMVLCWDQQPKNRPSASQIVSIASAPEFTHLLDVVSLSHSGGVLAGVGYPVVANPEDDTLSYELWLPCSNSRIDLLLGSPKGWQQYHRILCPKISTGRGSSAMKLTTVCVVDTSVWIGDIDGNIYAFNASDCTHLFSYALEPSQPSPVVALVHLSRINRVAAGLENGRLFLLDSSNIPTSFVSAEGSFVLTELGSGERLHSVCALWRMDDDVCELWCGETDGAMNVFGLKDSVVSDHTLLNHFDVNLGGRESNVVLLYASEEYVFSCVAPGCILYQWNVTRKEIENRLDCSKLIPCSESLRSIAIEEHLSPGKCQITALAVLNNDLYIGTTWGCLIIVEKDSMRPITVFRPFDDEVRCILPLYTPGHNLAPLIVTIGRGYRSLINRYTDSAPKSITTPSGNERKHLFGSPDHIPGNSGQKDRSNNMHALIWRADHWTPV